A window from Salvia miltiorrhiza cultivar Shanhuang (shh) chromosome 2, IMPLAD_Smil_shh, whole genome shotgun sequence encodes these proteins:
- the LOC131013690 gene encoding protein S40-7-like: MEDSYGGYSGGGKKAVDQAEDLQEEEVWAMINAREGSNSSSKTKTKSKRDFSSSSYAWHVEGGGEESSLPQRAARHRSSAPVEIPDCSKILKKNKKKITRDGACDAHNCDSKVDAEDEDEGEDEAPPHEVLARRLARTRIVSHSMCEGVGRTLKGRDLSKTRNAILTKTGFIE, translated from the coding sequence ATGGAAGATTCCTACGGTGGCTATAGCGGCGGCGGAAAGAAGGCGGTGGATCAAGCTGAGGATCTTCAAGAAGAGGAAGTGTGGGCAATGATCAATGCAAGAGAAGGTTCAAACTCGAGctccaaaaccaaaaccaaaaGCAAACGCGATTTCTCATCATCGTCATATGCATGGCACGTCGAAGGCGGCGGAGAGGAGTCCTCGCTGCCGCAAAGGGCGGCGCGCCACCGGTCCTCGGCCCCTGTGGAGATTCCCGACTGCTCCAAGATTCTAAAGAagaacaaaaagaaaattacaCGGGATGGAGCATGTGACGCACATAATTGTGATAGTAAAGTTGATGCAGAAGACGAGGACGAGGGCGAGGACGAGGCCCCTCCACATGAAGTGTTGGCTAGAAGACTTGCGAGAACAAGGATTGTTTCACATTCAATGTGCGAGGGAGTTGGGAGGACTCTCAAAGGAAGAGACCTCAGCAAAACCAGGAATGCTATTTTAACCAAGACTGGTTTTATTGAATAG